The DNA window CCGGAAACAGCGGAACTGTTGCGCCAAGCCAGAGACGGAGAAAAAAACGAAATCGCGCGTGACATGCTGGACGTCATCCTGGAAAATCACGAACTGGCCGCGAGGGAACAACTCCCGCTCTGCCAGGATACCGGTCTGCTGGTCGTGTTCGCGGAACTGGGAACGGAAATACACGTCGAGGGTGGAACCTTGGAATCTCTTATCGGAGAAACGGCACATGATGCTTGGCAACAATTCCATCTGAGGGATTCGATCGCCGCTTATCCACAAAGGAACTCATTATCAGGCAAAAGGATGGAAGTTCAGGGAAAGAGGTCTGATAACCCCAGACTACCTGTGGTTTTGCACCTCGAACAGGTACCGGGTGACCAGCTAACCCTGCATCTGGCCCTCAAAGGCGGAGGCGCGGAAAACTGTGGCAAGCTGAAGATGTTCCTGCCCGGGGCCAAGCTGGAAGAAATAGAGGATTTTGTGGTACGGACTGTGGTTGATGCTGGGGGAAAACCCTGTCCGCCGGTTTTTGTGGGTGTGGGCATAGGTGGAGATTTCGAAAGCTGCGCCATCCTGGCTAAGCGGGCCTTGATGCTGGAAGAGCCCAAGGATGCGGATATTGAGCAAATGGAAGGAAGAATCCTCCAAAGAATCAATCTAATGGGTAAAGGGGTAATGGGTTTTGCCGGAAATACCACCGCTTTGAAAGTTTCCATCCTCACCCGTCCCCGGCACATCGCCTCTCTGCCCGTGGCTGTGAACATCGACTGCCACGC is part of the Candidatus Cloacimonadota bacterium genome and encodes:
- a CDS encoding fumarate hydratase produces the protein MAVRTISANQIKDAVIDAIGEMFCRPTPETAELLRQARDGEKNEIARDMLDVILENHELAAREQLPLCQDTGLLVVFAELGTEIHVEGGTLESLIGETAHDAWQQFHLRDSIAAYPQRNSLSGKRMEVQGKRSDNPRLPVVLHLEQVPGDQLTLHLALKGGGAENCGKLKMFLPGAKLEEIEDFVVRTVVDAGGKPCPPVFVGVGIGGDFESCAILAKRALMLEEPKDADIEQMEGRILQRINLMGKGVMGFAGNTTALKVSILTRPRHIASLPVAVNIDCHAHRSTSRVI